The genomic interval CGTTTCCGGCGTCATGTTCCCCGCGTTCTCGAAGCTCCAGAGCGACGAGGAACAGTTCCGAGACGCCGTCCTGCGGACGGTCCGCGTCACCTCGCTGATCGGCTTCTCGTCGGCGTTCGGGATCATCGCCGTCGCGCCGACGTTCGTCTTGGCGGTGTTCGGCGAGGCGTGGCTGCCGGCCGTGCCCGCGATGCAGGTACTGGCGGTCTACGGCATGCTCAGGTGTATCGGCCGAACGTTCGGGCAGGTGTGGAAGACGATCGGACGCCCCGACTACATCACGAAGCTCTCGGCGCTGCGAGTCGTCCTCATCGCGATCGCGATCTACCCCATGACCGCCGAGTTCGGCATCCTCGGGACCGCACTCACTGTCACCGGCATCTTCGTGTTCCCGATGATGCCACTGGACGTGCATATCACCGCTCGAGCGATCGACGCCCCCGCCAGAGACCTCTACTACGAGTTCGTCTTCCCGCTCCTGGCGAGCCTCGTGATGTGGGCGGTCGTCAGGTCCGCGCGCGTCGCGCTCGACGTCAACCCCTTCGTCGAACTCGCCGTGCTCATCCCGCTCGGGATCGCCGTGTTCGCCGGCGCCGTTCTGGTGATCGAACGCCCAGTTCAGTGGAACGTGACCGACGAGTTCAAACAGATCGCCCGCAACATCGTCTCCTAACCTGGTCGAGCCGATATCCGACCTTTTCGGTCAGTCGTCGCCGCCGTCGCCGTCGGCGACCGCTCGTTCCGTCGCGTCGGGAGCGGCCGCGTCGCCGCCGTCGCCCGCCTCGCTGGCTCCGGCCTCGGCAGTCGTGCGGGCCCCGGGACCGATCTGGCCGTTCTCGACCATCGCCTCCAGCGGGTTGTCGTCCACGTCCAGCGGGAGGTCGACGCGCCCGCGCCGCCGAACGGACTCCCAGGCGGCGAACGGAAGCTCCGCGGCGCACAGCGACCGCCGACCGCTGATCGCCGGCGTTCGCCCCTCGACGAGCGCGTCGACGACTTCCTCGATCGCCTTGTCAACAAACGTCGGCGGGTCCACGCGCCGCTCGTCGACGCCGGGGACGCGCTCAAGCAGCTTCCGAGCGCCTGCTCGAACGACCCCCGACGTCGGGCCGTGGACGGTCGCGCCCACGTCGACGGCCGTCCAGCCCGAGCCGTCGACACGGTAGCGCAGCGTTGGCCCGTCTTCGACGCCGATCTCGACGACGCCGTCGCTCCCGACCAGCCGCAGGTAACAGCCGGTGAAGTCGTCGCCCATCCCCGGGTCGGTGCCCGTCGAGGCGAGTCCCCGGACACCGGTCTCGTAGCGCCACTGGGCCAGTCCCTGGTTCTCGTTGTGCGAGCCGAACCACTTGTTCTCCTCGCGGTAGTCGATCCCCGAGAGCACCCACTCCACGTCCGCGAACTCCGCGTAGTACCCCGCTAGGTCGAACTGGTGAACGCCGGCGTCGAAGAGGTTGTCCTGGCCGAACTCGACCCGCTCGAGGTCGCCGACGGTCCCGTCCTCCAGCAGGCGTTTCGCCCGGGTGAACGGCTCGCCGAAGCGCCGCTGGTGGTTGATTGTGAGTTGGACGCCGGCGTCCTCGCAGGCGTCGACCATGCGCCGGCAGTCGCCCCACGTCGTCGCCATCGGCTTCTCGCAGTGGACGGCCGACGGGACGCCGCTGTCCGCACAGCCGACCACGATGTCGGCGTGGATCGCCGGCGGGACGCACACGCTCACGACGTCTGGCTCGGCCCCGTCCAGCATCGCCTCGTAGTCCTCGTAGACGTGTTCGTCGGGGATGTCGAAGCGGTCGGCGAACGCCGCCGCGTTCTCCGGGACGATGTCCGCGCAGGCGACGAGCCGAACGTCGTCGAGCCGTTCGTACGCCGGCGCGTGTCTGTACGCCATCGCGAAACCGGTTCGGTCGCGTTCCTCCGGGTCTGCGCCGGTGCCCACTATCGCAGCGTCGAGAACCATACCGCGCGTTCGACCATTCCGCCCATCACTATACACACACTACCCGTCCGGGTCGTCGTTCTGACGCGCGAGAATCCGACCGGTATCGAGGGGGCAGGTTCCCCCGGGCTGTCGGACACGAACGTCGGGTGTCCGGGTTCCGCACCGAACGACGCCACCCGTGCCGGTAGGACTCGCTTATTCGGCCCAGGGAGGCGGATACCACTTCGGCGTGCACACACGCGGTTCGAACGGGACGGGCGGTTCGAGCGGAGTCGAGGCGGACGACGGGCGAGCGTCGGCGGGAGCGCCCCGAGGACGCCGAGATGCCGACGCCGTGCCGGGATCGCTCCCGACAGTCATCGCATAACAAAACCCCGAACCGCTCTCCCCGGATCCACGAACCGATCCGAGCCGTCCGCTCGGACGAACACCCTATGATCCCGCACACAGATTCCCTCGATACCCTTCTGGAGCCGGTACGGCGGTACAGACGGCGGCGACGAGAACGGGCCCACAGACTGTCGTCGGACGCCAGAGATCCGGGAGCCGACCGGGAGTTCCTCGTCGGGTTGCTGGAGGACACCCTCGCGTACGCCAGAACGCGACAGTATACCGGCCCGGACTATTTCGACGGTATGAGCAGCCGGCTCCTCAACGCGGCGCCCGTCGAGGACAAGTGGCTCAACATCGCCGTCCAGGAAGGCATCAAGCGAGCCCCCGTGGACCTCCGACCGCTGTTCCTCGTCGAGCAGCGGCAGAGCTTCAAGGGGTCTGCGCTGTTCGCCATGGCGAACCGGAGGGCGGCTGACCTCACTGGCGACGATCTGTACGCCGAGGAAGCCGACTCCCTGCTCGACTGGCTGCTGGAACACTCCAGCGAGGACCGCGACCCGGGCTATGCGGGCTTTTGCGGCGGCCACCGCCACGCCATGCAGCTGCTTGACGAGTATCGCGAGGCGGAGGTGCCGAACGTCATCCCCACCTCATACGCGACGAAGGCGCTGTGTCGGGCCACCGACGGCGATGACGAGTACGCCGCGGCGGCCCGCTCGGCGGCCGACTTCCTGCTGGAGGATCTCAGGTACACCGAGTTGGACACCGGTGCGCGCATCGTCTACCAGCCGGAGTACGACGGGGAGTTCTACACGGTCAACGGCGGGGCCATCGGCGCGCGTCTGTTCGTGGACCTGTACGACCGCTTCGGCGACGAGGACCACCTCGAGCGCGCGAGCGCGCTGTTGGACACGATCGCCACCCACCAGACCGACCGTGGCGGGTGGACCTACCGCGTTCCGGCGGAGGCGTCGCACCTGTCGATGGACAGTCACCACAACGGCTTCGTTATCGAGTCGTTCCAGCGGTACCACGAGGTGACCGGCGAGGAGCGCTACGCCGACACGCTGGAGCGCGCGCTGTCGTTCTACCGACTCCAGCTGTTCGACCCGGACGGCGCGCCGAACTTCGACGAGTCGTCGCGGTACCCTCGTGACATCCACGCGGCCACCCAGGGAATCATCGTGTTCGCGAACGCCGGCGACTTCGCG from Halobaculum halobium carries:
- a CDS encoding Gfo/Idh/MocA family oxidoreductase, which produces MVLDAAIVGTGADPEERDRTGFAMAYRHAPAYERLDDVRLVACADIVPENAAAFADRFDIPDEHVYEDYEAMLDGAEPDVVSVCVPPAIHADIVVGCADSGVPSAVHCEKPMATTWGDCRRMVDACEDAGVQLTINHQRRFGEPFTRAKRLLEDGTVGDLERVEFGQDNLFDAGVHQFDLAGYYAEFADVEWVLSGIDYREENKWFGSHNENQGLAQWRYETGVRGLASTGTDPGMGDDFTGCYLRLVGSDGVVEIGVEDGPTLRYRVDGSGWTAVDVGATVHGPTSGVVRAGARKLLERVPGVDERRVDPPTFVDKAIEEVVDALVEGRTPAISGRRSLCAAELPFAAWESVRRRGRVDLPLDVDDNPLEAMVENGQIGPGARTTAEAGASEAGDGGDAAAPDATERAVADGDGGDD
- a CDS encoding antibiotic ABC transporter permease; this translates as MSSRLLNAAPVEDKWLNIAVQEGIKRAPVDLRPLFLVEQRQSFKGSALFAMANRRAADLTGDDLYAEEADSLLDWLLEHSSEDRDPGYAGFCGGHRHAMQLLDEYREAEVPNVIPTSYATKALCRATDGDDEYAAAARSAADFLLEDLRYTELDTGARIVYQPEYDGEFYTVNGGAIGARLFVDLYDRFGDEDHLERASALLDTIATHQTDRGGWTYRVPAEASHLSMDSHHNGFVIESFQRYHEVTGEERYADTLERALSFYRLQLFDPDGAPNFDESSRYPRDIHAATQGIIVFANAGDFAFARRVIDWVLANLYAGQGQFYYQKRRLYTKQFTLMRWCQAWMAYALGEYLTATANASPVDESRAGTAAPVADDDSGVLTSKSPAADGGDPTNRPITDGGDD